In the Malus domestica chromosome 16, GDT2T_hap1 genome, one interval contains:
- the LOC114821991 gene encoding uncharacterized protein At1g76660-like — MGSEQNRFPQQERRKRWGGCWGAFSCFPSQKGGKRIVPATRIPEGNASANQPNGPQTVGLANQTTSLAPSLLAPPSSPASFTNSALPSTAQSPSCFLSANSPGGPSSTMYATGPYANETQLVSPPVFSTFTTEPSTAPLTPPPELAHLTTPSSPDVPYAHFLSSSVDLKSTEKTNYIAASDLHSTYSLYPGSPASSLRSPISRASNNCSSSSFPERDFPSHWDPSASPQNGTYPRIGSARMFGHDPVGASVASQDSNFFCPATFAQFYLDNPPFPHAGGRLSVSKDSDVYTTGGNGSQSRHSRSPKQDVEEIEAYRASFGFSADEIITTTQYVEISDVMEDSFTMTPFPSHKLPTEESMEPTSVSEGLKAHKTKTNLQSQDSLKSEPDLDDGGHCDLAISCTGSEDHKSWRQSSDVSRSSTRGIRIVADEEDIFSKMGSSKLSRKYQMGQSSSDAEIDYRRGRSLRERK, encoded by the exons ATGGGCTCCGAGCAGAATAGATTCCCTCAACAGGAGCGG AGAAAGAGATGGGGAGGATGTTGGGGTGCATTCTCTTGCTTTCCCTCACAAAAAGGAGGAAAGCGCATAGTGCCTGCAACTCGCATTCCTGAAGGCAATGCATCAGCAAATCAGCCAAATGGACCCCAAACAGTTGGGCTCGCCAACCAAACAACATCGCTAGCTCCTTCTCTTCTAGCTCCGCCTTCTTCTCCAGCATCATTTACAAATTCAGCCCTTCCTTCAACAGCGCAGTCTCCTAGTTGTTTCTTGTCTGCCAACTCACCTGGAGGTCCTTCATCCACCATGTATGCCACCGGGCCATATGCCAACGAAACACAACTTGTCTCTCCTCCTGTTTTCTCAACCTTCACAACTGAGCCTTCCACAGCCCCTCTCACTCCCCCACCAGAGTTGGCTCACTTAACTACTCCATCTTCCCCAGATGTACCGTACGCTCATTTCCTCTCATCTTCAGTAGACCTTAAAAGTACTGAGAAGACCAATTACATTGCTGCAAGTGATCTTCATTCAACATATTCCCTCTATCCTGGAAGTCCTGCTAGTAGTCTCAGATCACCAATTTCAAGGGCATCAAACAATTGTTCATCTTCATCTTTTCCTGAGCGTGATTTCCCCTCACATTGGGATCCGTCAGCTTCTCCTCAAAATGGCACCTATCCAAGGATTGGTTCTGCAAGGATGTTTGGACATGACCCAGTTGGAGCCTCTGTGGCATCTCAAGACTCGAACTTCTTTTGTCCTGCTACATTTGCACAGTTTTATCTGGATAATCCACCATTTCCTCATGCTGGTGGAAGGTTAAGTGTGTCCAAGGATTCAGATGTTTACACTACTGGTGGGAATGGAAGTCAGAGCAGACACAGTAGAAGCCCCAAGCAAGATGTGGAAGAAATAGAAGCGTATAGAGCATCCTTTGGGTTTAGTGCTGATGAAATTATCACCACAACACAATATGTGGAGATTTCTGATGTAATGGAGGACTCATTTACCATGACACCTTTTCCCTCGCATAAATTGCCTACCGAAGAAAGTATGGAACCGACATCTGTCAGTGAAGGACTAAAAGCACATAAGACAAAAACAAACTTGCAGAGTCAGGATAGTCTTAAATCAGAACCAGATCTTGATGACGGTGGACATTGTGACTTGGCCATATCGTGTACTGGATCCGAAG ATCACAAATCATGGAGGCAGTCCAGTGATGTCTCTCGATCAAGTACACGTGGAATTCGTATTGTGGCTGATGAAGAGGACATTTTTTCAAAGATGGGGTCATCTAAATTGAGCAGAAAGTATCAGATGGGTCAATCTAGCTCAGATGCAGAAATTGATTATAGAAGGGGGAGAAGCTTACGGGAGAGAAAATGA